A part of Sparus aurata chromosome 19, fSpaAur1.1, whole genome shotgun sequence genomic DNA contains:
- the puf60b gene encoding poly(U)-binding-splicing factor PUF60-B isoform X4, whose translation MAVTETAGGEALTMENGQGTGSKLGLPPLTPEQQEALQRAKKYAMEQSIKSVLVKQTIAHQQQQLTNLQMAAVTMGFGDPLSPLQSVAAQRQRALAIMCRVYVGSIYYELGEDTIRQAFAPFGPIKSIDMSWDSVTMKHKGFAFVEYDVPEAAQLALEQMNSVMLGGRNIKVGRPSNIGQAQPIIDQLAEEARAFNRIYVASVHPDLSDDDIKSVFEAFGRIKSCTLARDPTTGRHRGFGFIEYEKPQSALDAVSSMNLFDLGGQYLRVGKAVTPPMPLLTPTTPGGLPPAAAVAAAAATAKITAQEAVAGASVLGALAAPQLLSQQMSIPQAVMAAQAPGVITGVYQDMSVTPVRPPIPVLPQVGLVNPVLASPPVLSNQAGGSNQQERKEEKEEMLQDGTGQEMLSDQEHMSISGSSARHMVMQKLLRKSESTVMVLRNMVGPEDIDDDLEGEVTEECGKFGSVNRVIIYQEKQGEEEDADIIVKIFVEFSMASEMNKAIQALNDRWFGGRKVVAEVYDQDRFNSSDLSA comes from the exons GGAGGTGAAGCTCTGACGATGGAGAATGGACAGGGCACAGGCTCCAAGCTTGGCCTTCCGCCTCTCACcccagagcagcaggaggcaCTTCAGAGG gCAAAGAAGTATGCCATGGAACAAAGCATTAAGAGTGTGTTGGTGAAGCAGACCATCGcccatcaacaacaacagctcacCAACCTGCAG ATGGCAGCAGTGACAATGGGCTTTGGAGATCCTCTCTCACCTTTACAATCG GTGGCAGCACAGCGGCAACGCGCTCTAGCCATCATGTGTCGGGTGTATGTTGGCTCCATATACTATGAGCTTGGTGAAGACACCATCAGACAGGCCTTTGCCCCTTTCGGCCCAATCAAGAGCATTGACATGTCCTGGGACTCTGTTACAATGAAACACAAG GGGTTTGCCTTTGTGGAATATGATGTGCCAGAGGCTGCTCAGCTGGCACTGGAGCAGATGAACTCAGTCATGTTGGGGGGGCGAAACATTAAG GTTGGGCGGCCAAGTAACATCGGTCAGGCGCAACCCATCATTGACCAGCTGGCAGAGGAGGCCCGCGCCTTTAACCGCATCTATGTGGCGTCCGTCCACCCCGACCTGTCAGACGATGACATCAAGAGTGTGTTTGAGGCCTTTGGAAGGATCAAGTCTTGCACGTTAGCCAGAGACCCCACCACAGGGCGACACAGAGGCTTTGGCTTCATTG AGTATGAAAAGCCTCAGTCAGCCCTGGATGCTGTGTCTTCTATGAACCTCTTTGACCTGGGGGGTCAGTACCTACGGGTGGGCAAAGCAGTGACTCCCCCCATGCCCCTACTGACCCCCACGACCCCTGGTGGTCTGCCgcctgctgcagctgtggctGCAGCGGCAGCCACTGCTAAGATAACGGCCCAG GAGGCTGTAGCCGGCGCATCAGTCCTGGGGGCGTTAGCCGCGCCCCAGCTTCTCAGTCAGCAAATGAGTATACCTCAGGCTGTTATGGCTGCCCAGGCACCAGGGGTCATCACAGGTGTGTACCAAGACATGA GTGTGACTCCAGTGCGTCCTCCCATACCAGTGCTTCCCCAGGTGGGTCTTGTGAACCCTGTCCTCGCGTCACCGCCAGTTCTGTCTAATCAAGCCGGTGGCTCTAACCAACAAGAgcggaaagaagagaaagaggagatgcTGCAGGATGGTACAGGGCAAGAAATGTTGAGTGACCAGGAGCATATGAGCATCTCAGGCAGCAGTGCCAGACACATGGTGATGCAGAAGCTGCTCAGAAAATCAGAG TCCACTGTGATGGTACTCCGAAATATGGTGGGACCAGAGGACATAGACGACGACCTGGAAGGAGAAGTGACAGAAGAGTGCGGCAAGTTTGGCTCCGTCAACAGAGTCATCATATACCAGGAAAAgcaaggagaagaggaggatgccGATATTATTGTCAAAATTTTTGTAGAGTTTTCCATGGCCTCAGAGATGAACAAAGCGATCCAGGCCCTCAATGACCGCTGGTTCGGAGGTCGCAAAGTTGTCGCAGAGGTGTATGACCAAGACCGTTTCAACAGCAGTGACCTCTCTGCATAA